The following coding sequences are from one Selenomonas sputigena ATCC 35185 window:
- a CDS encoding type II toxin-antitoxin system MqsA family antitoxin yields MKNCTFCKGTTKDGFSTFTVDLENCVIVIRNVPSQICEQCGETYYSTEVMQQLFRIAQDVRHNMTEIVIVNYQTAA; encoded by the coding sequence ATGAAAAACTGTACTTTTTGCAAGGGAACGACAAAAGATGGTTTCTCCACTTTCACGGTCGATCTTGAAAACTGTGTCATCGTAATTCGCAATGTCCCTTCACAAATCTGCGAGCAATGCGGCGAAACTTATTACTCGACTGAAGTCATGCAGCAGCTTTTCCGCATTGCGCAAGACGTCCGCCACAACATGACGGAAATCGTCATCGTGAATTATCAAACCGCCGCATGA